A genomic window from Exiguobacterium acetylicum DSM 20416 includes:
- a CDS encoding ABC transporter ATP-binding protein, with protein MSMIKLDHVTKRFDMVTTTKEKFKLLFKNQSKSVKTFTALRDVSLEIGSGEVVGLVGINGSGKSTLSNLISGIIYANEGDVAINGEVAIIAVSQGLKNVLTGRENIRLKCLMLGMDDAEIERRMPGIIDFADIGDFIDQPIKKYSSGMKSRLGFAIAVNVDADILIVDEALSVGDQTFYNRCIDKMNEFKEEGKTIIFVSHSLSQIKSFCERVVWLEYGQVRLDGTTKDVLPEYKKFLAEYKKWSKEEQHQYRRDRLKEQAANARTGKENTDSEDTVKHPGWILSGLGLLVLAAGSLMVIDETPSLTNLSDAILKFF; from the coding sequence ATGTCTATGATTAAACTCGACCATGTCACGAAACGCTTCGACATGGTCACGACTACGAAAGAAAAATTCAAGCTCTTGTTCAAGAATCAAAGCAAGAGCGTTAAAACATTCACTGCACTACGGGATGTCTCGCTCGAAATCGGCTCAGGTGAAGTCGTCGGACTCGTCGGAATCAATGGTTCTGGTAAATCGACGTTATCGAACTTGATTTCAGGTATCATCTATGCAAACGAAGGAGACGTCGCGATTAACGGTGAAGTTGCGATCATCGCCGTCTCACAAGGATTGAAGAACGTCCTGACAGGACGGGAGAACATTCGCTTGAAGTGTCTCATGCTCGGGATGGACGATGCGGAAATCGAACGTCGAATGCCTGGAATCATTGATTTCGCGGATATCGGTGACTTCATCGATCAGCCGATCAAGAAGTACTCAAGTGGGATGAAGTCGCGTCTTGGCTTCGCAATCGCCGTCAACGTTGACGCCGACATCCTGATCGTCGATGAAGCGTTATCGGTCGGGGACCAAACCTTCTATAACCGCTGTATCGATAAGATGAACGAATTCAAGGAAGAAGGCAAGACCATCATCTTCGTCAGTCACTCGCTCTCACAAATCAAGAGCTTCTGTGAGCGAGTCGTTTGGCTCGAGTACGGTCAAGTCCGCCTCGACGGAACGACGAAGGATGTCTTGCCGGAGTATAAGAAGTTCCTCGCGGAATATAAGAAGTGGTCGAAAGAGGAACAGCATCAATACCGTCGTGATCGCTTGAAGGAACAAGCGGCAAATGCGCGAACGGGTAAAGAAAACACGGACTCAGAGGATACAGTCAAACATCCAGGGTGGATTTTATCAGGTCTTGGGTTACTCGTCCTTGCAGCCGGGAGTTTGATGGTCATTGATGAGACGCCGTCTTTGACGAATCTCAGTGATGCGATCTTGAAGTTCTTT